The Camelina sativa cultivar DH55 chromosome 14, Cs, whole genome shotgun sequence genome includes a window with the following:
- the LOC104740635 gene encoding uncharacterized protein LOC104740635, producing the protein MKFEETQTLLPVRKPVNGGCHSRDRKRAGYNYKLWVLAAVLLLAFGSMLTGSVSLKGIGLFHSVDGVNGFSAGDDLDVLEIEEREKVVRQMWDVYGRSGGVRVPRFWREAFEAAYEFLISDSAAVRSGAVSDIAKLSLVRFVKSESTPARPNLR; encoded by the exons atgaagtttgAAGAAACTCAAACACTCTTACCTGTGAGAAAACCTGTAAACGGAGGTTGTCACAGCCGTGATCGCAAACGTGCTGGTTACAACTACAAGCTTTGGGTTCTAGCTGCAGTACTACTCTTAGCATTTGGTTCTATGTTAACCGGTTCTGTCTCTCTCAAAGGAATCGGTTTGTTTCATTCTGTTGACGGCGTTAACGGGTTCTCCGCCGGCGACGATCTAGACGTCCTG GAAattgaggagagagagaaagtggtGAGGCAGATGTGGGATGTGTACGGTCGCTCCGGTGGTGTCAGGGTCCCTCGGTTCTGGCGAGAAGCTTTTGAGGCGGCGTATGAGTTTCTGATCAGTGATTCCGCCGCTGTTCGAAGCGGTGCCGTTTCTGATATCGCTAAGTTGTCTCTTGTTCGCTTTGTTAAGTCAGAGTCTACTCCGGCCCGGCCCAATCTCCGTTGA